The following coding sequences are from one Pigmentibacter sp. JX0631 window:
- a CDS encoding Hsp33 family molecular chaperone HslO → MFQDYLFFGVDTKVHYSYRMLHLSHLVEEAKQLHNLNTNRALLLSDALLGSVLLSSILDYEERVNLRFHCNGDFTIGTETSFQAETRGYIECNENSEVVKQLDLGNNIIPEFQVRSMRSQRKKPNLFEGLTSTKANSLEKALNEHLAASYQMNTVLKISSWIDSVSGKLNAFGVIYQELPDIPEEVSIKLKKHIDSLPSMKELFLLDNDADVLSKKLIPDITKAVKSINPKFVCSCSQERVENVIVTLPLSELSDILNKAEDLEMKCHYCNKNYIVSMQTITQIYASRNQVNSTNSNEMN, encoded by the coding sequence ATGTTTCAAGACTATCTTTTTTTTGGGGTGGATACAAAAGTTCATTACAGTTATAGAATGCTGCATTTGAGCCACTTAGTTGAAGAAGCCAAACAATTACATAATCTAAATACAAACAGAGCTCTTCTTTTGTCAGATGCCTTACTAGGAAGTGTTCTTTTGTCTTCAATTTTAGATTATGAAGAACGCGTAAATCTGCGGTTTCACTGCAATGGTGACTTTACTATTGGTACAGAAACTTCTTTTCAAGCAGAAACGCGGGGATATATTGAATGCAACGAAAATTCTGAAGTTGTTAAACAATTAGATCTTGGAAACAATATTATTCCCGAATTTCAAGTACGCTCAATGCGTTCACAAAGAAAAAAACCTAACTTATTTGAAGGCCTTACTTCTACAAAAGCGAATTCTTTAGAAAAGGCTTTAAACGAACATTTGGCAGCAAGTTATCAAATGAATACTGTCTTAAAAATAAGCAGTTGGATAGATTCTGTAAGTGGAAAGCTGAATGCTTTTGGAGTTATTTATCAAGAATTACCTGATATTCCAGAAGAAGTATCTATTAAATTAAAGAAGCACATCGATTCTTTACCATCAATGAAAGAATTATTTTTACTTGATAACGACGCTGATGTTTTATCTAAAAAACTCATCCCAGATATTACTAAAGCCGTTAAAAGTATTAATCCTAAGTTTGTTTGCTCTTGTTCACAAGAAAGAGTTGAAAATGTTATTGTAACATTACCTCTCAGTGAGCTTTCAGATATATTAAATAAAGCTGAAGATTTAGAGATGAAATGTCACTATTGTAATAAAAATTATATTGTTTCAATGCAAACAATAACACAAATTTATGCAAGCCGTAACCAAGTAAATTCAACTAATTCAAATGAAATGAATTAA
- the galE gene encoding UDP-glucose 4-epimerase GalE, whose product MKVLVTGGAGYIGSTICSALEDNGHTPVILDSLITGKKEFVENRIFYHSDITDKSTLLKIFSDHPDISHTIHCAALIIVPDSVKNPYEYYRENVAKSNELFKILTDLNCCKIVFSSSASIYDTVPGFKVEENSPLNPLSPYAKTKYMMELILNDFCSAYSNFQAISLRYFNPIGADPKLRTGMHIKNPSHVLAKLIETATGKSSVFQVTGTNWPTRDGSGIRDYIHVWDLALSHVKAVENFSKIFSETNNSFQVINIGSGNGVTVKELLQAFENVYEAKINTVETIPRPGDVAGAFASCDKAAKLLNWNTSLSIEDAIKDSLKWNEKYLKLFS is encoded by the coding sequence ATGAAGGTTCTTGTAACAGGTGGCGCTGGATACATTGGAAGTACTATTTGCTCCGCCCTTGAAGATAATGGCCATACGCCCGTAATTTTGGATTCGTTAATTACCGGCAAAAAAGAATTTGTTGAAAATAGAATATTTTATCATTCTGATATTACAGATAAATCAACTTTATTAAAAATCTTTTCAGACCATCCCGATATATCTCATACCATTCACTGTGCAGCACTAATTATTGTCCCAGATAGTGTAAAAAATCCTTATGAGTATTATAGAGAAAATGTAGCTAAATCCAATGAATTATTCAAAATATTAACTGACTTAAATTGTTGCAAAATAGTATTTAGTAGCTCCGCCTCGATTTACGACACTGTTCCAGGATTTAAAGTTGAGGAAAATTCACCTTTAAATCCCTTAAGCCCATATGCAAAAACTAAGTATATGATGGAGCTTATTTTAAATGATTTTTGCAGTGCATATTCAAATTTTCAGGCAATTTCTTTAAGATATTTTAATCCCATTGGAGCTGATCCTAAATTAAGAACAGGAATGCATATTAAAAATCCAAGCCACGTTTTAGCAAAACTAATTGAAACAGCGACAGGAAAAAGTTCAGTTTTTCAAGTCACTGGAACAAATTGGCCTACACGAGATGGAAGCGGAATAAGAGATTATATTCACGTTTGGGATCTTGCCCTTTCACACGTCAAAGCAGTAGAAAATTTTTCCAAGATATTTTCTGAAACCAACAATAGCTTTCAAGTAATCAATATAGGTTCAGGAAATGGTGTAACAGTTAAAGAGCTTTTGCAAGCATTTGAAAATGTTTACGAAGCTAAAATAAATACAGTAGAAACTATTCCTAGACCAGGGGATGTTGCTGGAGCTTTCGCAAGCTGCGATAAAGCAGCAAAATTATTAAATTGGAATACTTCACTAAGCATTGAAGATGCTATTAAAGATTCATTAAAATGGAATGAAAAATATCTAAAATTATTTTCGTAA
- a CDS encoding nucleotide exchange factor GrpE → MLKHNKISYTSEEVQSGDTTSDPNKNGEENASEILGEEAEKIAALEAECASTQAKLAETHDRMLRIAADFENTRKRMEKEKQDTRLYAIQEFAKDLLPVIDAFDKAMSAIESSQINFETEEGKKVAGIVEGVQLVSKVFQDTVKKHGIEKLPGKNAPFNPAYHNAIAKVVDSTYAQETVIDEFMAGYKIGDRILRTAMVRVGAPD, encoded by the coding sequence ATGTTAAAACACAATAAAATAAGTTACACGTCCGAAGAAGTTCAATCTGGTGATACAACTTCCGATCCCAATAAAAATGGCGAAGAAAATGCTTCTGAAATATTGGGTGAAGAAGCTGAGAAAATAGCAGCTTTGGAGGCAGAATGCGCCTCAACTCAGGCCAAATTAGCTGAAACGCATGATAGAATGCTTCGGATAGCCGCTGATTTTGAAAATACTAGAAAACGTATGGAAAAAGAGAAACAAGATACTCGTCTTTATGCAATTCAAGAGTTTGCGAAAGATCTTCTTCCTGTCATTGATGCCTTTGATAAGGCAATGTCTGCCATTGAAAGTTCTCAAATAAACTTTGAAACTGAAGAAGGGAAAAAAGTAGCAGGAATTGTTGAAGGTGTTCAGCTTGTTTCAAAAGTATTCCAGGACACTGTAAAAAAACATGGAATTGAAAAACTTCCTGGTAAAAATGCTCCTTTTAACCCTGCATATCATAATGCAATTGCAAAAGTAGTGGACTCAACTTATGCTCAGGAAACTGTGATAGATGAATTTATGGCCGGCTATAAAATTGGCGATAGAATATTGCGTACAGCTATGGTTAGAGTTGGTGCTCCAGACTAG
- the serS gene encoding serine--tRNA ligase, protein MLDPKFIRDNLEEIAIAAKNKRFDFNPNYFKELYEKRLQLIKDTEELRSKRNSGSDAVKKAKSKEEREILVSEMRKMGPLLEEAEKNLREIEADFEKLLLAIPSIPSSDTPVGASDADNVEIRKVGNIPHFSFQTKDHIELGKSLGIIDFERGANIAGSRSYFLLGAGAELERAVHSLALDLLKSRGYKQLSVPVLVRTSAMQGTGYLPGGADQAYFVEKDDMWLVGTSEVPLASYHQNEILEEQSLPIKYCAWSTCFRREAGAAGKDTKGLYRVHQFQKIEQVVICEPKIETSDKLHAELLKNAEDLLQLLELPYRVVQVCTGDLGQGQVKKNDVETWMPSRNNYGETHSCSSFYDFQARRLKIRTKDSNGKLQYCFTLNNTAIATPRVLIPLIENHQTVDGRIKIPKALQKYMNGAEYIG, encoded by the coding sequence ATGCTTGATCCAAAATTTATTAGAGATAATTTAGAAGAAATAGCTATCGCAGCTAAAAACAAACGCTTTGATTTTAATCCAAATTATTTCAAAGAGTTATACGAAAAAAGGTTGCAACTAATTAAAGATACTGAAGAATTAAGAAGCAAAAGAAATTCTGGATCAGATGCTGTTAAAAAGGCGAAGAGTAAAGAAGAAAGAGAAATCCTAGTATCTGAGATGAGAAAAATGGGGCCTTTGCTTGAAGAAGCCGAGAAAAACCTTAGAGAAATAGAAGCTGACTTTGAAAAACTTTTATTAGCGATTCCAAGCATTCCTTCTTCAGACACACCAGTTGGAGCCTCAGATGCTGATAATGTTGAAATTAGAAAAGTTGGAAATATTCCACATTTTTCTTTTCAAACAAAAGACCATATAGAGTTAGGCAAATCTTTGGGTATTATTGATTTTGAACGCGGAGCAAATATAGCCGGAAGTAGAAGTTACTTTCTTCTTGGAGCAGGGGCTGAACTGGAAAGAGCTGTTCATTCCTTAGCTTTAGATCTTTTAAAATCTAGAGGTTACAAACAACTGTCGGTCCCAGTATTAGTAAGAACTTCAGCTATGCAAGGTACCGGTTATCTTCCAGGTGGAGCTGATCAAGCATATTTTGTGGAAAAAGACGATATGTGGCTTGTAGGAACGTCTGAGGTTCCATTAGCGAGCTACCATCAAAATGAAATTTTGGAAGAACAAAGTTTACCAATAAAATATTGCGCTTGGTCTACATGTTTTAGAAGAGAAGCAGGAGCTGCCGGAAAAGACACAAAAGGTCTATATCGAGTGCATCAGTTTCAAAAAATTGAGCAAGTTGTAATTTGTGAACCAAAGATTGAAACTAGTGACAAATTGCATGCTGAATTGTTAAAAAATGCTGAAGATCTTCTACAGTTACTTGAATTACCGTACAGAGTTGTACAAGTCTGCACAGGAGATTTAGGGCAAGGTCAAGTTAAAAAGAATGATGTAGAAACCTGGATGCCAAGCCGTAATAATTATGGTGAAACGCATAGCTGCTCAAGTTTCTATGATTTTCAGGCAAGAAGATTGAAAATTCGTACTAAAGATTCCAATGGAAAATTACAGTATTGTTTTACTTTGAATAATACAGCAATCGCAACTCCAAGAGTGCTCATTCCACTAATTGAAAATCATCAAACAGTTGATGGAAGAATAAAAATACCAAAAGCTCTGCAAAAATATATGAATGGAGCAGAATACATTGGTTAA
- a CDS encoding 4'-phosphopantetheinyl transferase superfamily protein: protein MKNLLQSKIFIIKLPYLNTNPFLKNSEFEFKNFMFNIVLKNNFNEYINDDEIIKAEKFLFLNDTIRYLMTRIFIKKILSSELNLSYKLIEFYSGKYKKPFVNIDKFNKKIFFNISHSKEYLAIGISFINEIGIDIEYKDTLVDFESLKSQIFSDYEEQYFNKLLLFQDKVNYFYQVWSLKEAILKGIGVGLFFSPNLLSILNNKSLQPKILNLADCDQESNFSKWNNYIVNFNDNYALAFSQKEEIQDYETIFLDHSY, encoded by the coding sequence GTGAAGAATTTATTACAGTCTAAAATATTTATTATAAAATTACCATATTTAAATACGAATCCATTTCTCAAAAATAGTGAATTTGAGTTTAAGAATTTTATGTTTAACATTGTATTAAAAAATAATTTTAATGAATATATTAACGATGATGAAATAATAAAAGCGGAAAAGTTTTTATTTTTAAATGATACAATCAGGTATTTAATGACAAGAATTTTTATAAAAAAAATACTTTCTAGTGAATTAAATTTAAGTTATAAATTAATTGAATTCTATTCTGGTAAATATAAAAAACCTTTTGTTAATATAGATAAATTTAATAAAAAAATATTTTTTAATATATCTCACTCTAAAGAATATTTGGCAATAGGTATATCTTTTATTAATGAAATAGGAATTGATATTGAATATAAAGATACTTTAGTTGATTTCGAATCCTTAAAGTCTCAAATATTTTCTGATTATGAAGAGCAATACTTTAATAAATTACTATTATTTCAAGATAAAGTAAATTATTTTTATCAAGTTTGGTCATTAAAAGAAGCAATTTTAAAGGGGATTGGGGTTGGATTGTTTTTTTCTCCTAATTTGTTAAGTATTTTGAACAATAAATCATTACAGCCTAAAATTTTAAATTTAGCTGATTGTGATCAAGAATCAAATTTTTCAAAATGGAATAATTATATAGTTAATTTTAATGATAATTACGCTTTGGCTTTTTCTCAGAAAGAAGAAATACAAGATTATGAAACTATTTTTTTAGATCATTCCTATTAA